In one window of Nocardioides panacisoli DNA:
- a CDS encoding TetR/AcrR family transcriptional regulator codes for MTAQRVVRGRRLPPDERREQIVDCAEALFANRAYADVSTTEIARRAGVARGLLNHYFGDKRSLYLEVVRRSALLTPLEDLVVAEGPLAERVDQSVAWFLDSIEPHRTTYLTVSGAVGLGEDPEVTAILDEAADLAARRVLEMVGVDAEDETARAVMRAYGGLVRESIREWSRGGRLTRDQAHHLLCEALLAIVERVLPRT; via the coding sequence ATGACGGCGCAACGAGTGGTGCGGGGCAGGCGGCTGCCGCCGGACGAACGGCGCGAGCAGATCGTCGACTGCGCCGAGGCGCTCTTCGCCAACCGCGCCTACGCCGACGTGTCCACGACCGAGATCGCCCGACGGGCGGGCGTCGCCCGCGGCCTGCTCAACCATTACTTCGGCGACAAGCGATCCCTCTACCTCGAGGTCGTACGCCGGTCGGCGCTGCTGACGCCGTTGGAGGATCTGGTGGTCGCCGAGGGCCCGCTGGCCGAGCGCGTCGACCAGAGCGTGGCATGGTTCCTGGACTCCATCGAGCCCCACCGGACGACGTACCTCACGGTGAGCGGAGCGGTCGGGCTCGGGGAGGACCCCGAGGTCACCGCGATCCTGGACGAGGCGGCCGACCTCGCGGCCCGCCGCGTCCTGGAGATGGTCGGGGTCGACGCCGAGGACGAGACCGCGCGTGCCGTCATGCGCGCCTACGGCGGCCTGGTGCGCGAGTCCATCCGCGAGTGGTCCCGCGGCGGCCGGCTGACGCGCGACCAGGCGCACCACCTGTTGTGCGAGGCGCTGCTCGCCATCGTGGAGCGGGTGCTGCCGAGGACCTGA
- a CDS encoding acyl-CoA dehydrogenase family protein, with translation MDFDLPETAVAVRDGVAAVAAKYDHEYWSRCEEEHRFPTEAWQDLADGGWIGLCIPEEYGGGGAGMLELAVACETLAASGGTAGIFLYILTPGFGAMTLARHGTEEQKQQILPGVATGETQFCMALTEPDAGSNAIEITTSGRVDGDELVIKGQKVWISGVENARWMLVVARTTPADEAQDKLGSRTGGFTLALVDVPEALAAGTLEYAPIPKLGGNVVTSSQVYFDDVRVPLSNVIGAVDEGFPVLWDVLNPERILAAAGGVGGAEVALRLAAEYAREREVFGRPIGANQGVQFPLAQLKAKTELARLMTYKAAWLFDQGRPCGNETNVAKLTGAQVAWEAADRAFQTFGGMAYSKEYPIERLFRDARIGKNIPVAEELILAHIGTQMLKLPRSY, from the coding sequence ATGGACTTCGACCTCCCCGAGACCGCCGTCGCCGTGCGCGACGGCGTCGCCGCCGTCGCCGCCAAGTACGACCACGAGTACTGGTCGCGCTGCGAGGAGGAGCACCGCTTCCCCACCGAGGCGTGGCAGGACCTCGCCGACGGCGGCTGGATCGGCCTGTGCATCCCCGAGGAGTACGGCGGCGGTGGCGCCGGCATGCTCGAGCTCGCCGTCGCGTGCGAGACGCTCGCCGCCTCCGGCGGCACGGCGGGGATCTTCCTCTACATCCTCACCCCCGGGTTCGGTGCGATGACACTGGCCCGTCACGGCACCGAGGAACAGAAGCAGCAGATCCTCCCCGGCGTGGCGACGGGAGAGACGCAGTTCTGCATGGCGCTCACCGAGCCCGACGCCGGTTCGAACGCGATCGAGATCACGACCTCCGGACGCGTCGACGGCGACGAGCTGGTCATCAAGGGCCAGAAGGTCTGGATCTCGGGCGTGGAGAACGCTCGCTGGATGCTGGTGGTCGCCCGCACCACGCCCGCCGACGAGGCGCAGGACAAGCTGGGGTCGCGGACGGGCGGCTTCACCCTCGCCCTGGTCGACGTACCGGAGGCGCTCGCCGCCGGCACGCTGGAGTACGCCCCGATCCCCAAGCTCGGCGGCAACGTCGTGACCTCCAGCCAGGTGTACTTCGACGACGTCCGGGTGCCACTCAGCAACGTCATCGGCGCTGTCGACGAGGGGTTCCCGGTGCTGTGGGACGTGCTCAACCCCGAGCGGATCCTCGCCGCAGCCGGCGGCGTGGGCGGCGCCGAGGTCGCCCTGCGCCTGGCCGCGGAGTACGCGCGCGAGCGCGAGGTCTTCGGGCGGCCGATCGGCGCCAACCAGGGGGTGCAGTTCCCGCTCGCCCAGCTCAAGGCCAAGACCGAGCTCGCACGGCTCATGACCTACAAGGCGGCATGGCTCTTCGACCAGGGCCGCCCCTGCGGCAACGAGACCAACGTCGCCAAGCTCACCGGAGCCCAGGTGGCGTGGGAAGCGGCGGACCGGGCGTTCCAGACCTTCGGCGGGATGGCCTACTCCAAGGAGTACCCGATCGAGCGACTCTTCCGTGACGCGCGGATCGGCAAGAACATCCCCGTCGCCGAGGAGCTGATCCTGGCCCACATCGGCACGCAGATGCTCAAGCTCCCCCGCAGCTACTGA
- a CDS encoding manganese efflux pump MntP family protein produces the protein MSHAELLAVAVALAMDAVAVSLALGLQLQRPDRRVALLAAAMFGGFQGLMPVLGWGLSFWFADAVSAVTPWVAFVLLALIGGKMVLEGIRDETEDAFGDVTVLVLLPLAIATSIDAAAVGVTFAFLDVAVLPAVVLIGVVTFVLSLGAVLLGARVGEHLGRWATLAGGTVLVLIGLRILLAHLL, from the coding sequence ATGAGCCACGCCGAACTGCTCGCCGTCGCGGTGGCGCTGGCGATGGACGCCGTGGCGGTGTCGTTGGCGCTCGGCCTGCAGCTGCAGCGTCCGGACCGACGTGTCGCCCTGCTGGCGGCGGCCATGTTCGGCGGCTTCCAGGGCCTTATGCCGGTGCTCGGGTGGGGCCTGTCGTTCTGGTTCGCCGACGCGGTCTCGGCGGTGACGCCGTGGGTGGCCTTCGTGCTGCTGGCGCTGATCGGCGGAAAGATGGTGCTGGAGGGGATCCGTGACGAGACGGAGGACGCCTTCGGCGACGTCACCGTGCTGGTCCTGCTGCCGCTGGCGATCGCGACCTCGATCGACGCCGCCGCGGTCGGGGTGACCTTCGCCTTCCTCGACGTCGCGGTCCTGCCCGCCGTGGTCCTCATCGGCGTGGTGACCTTCGTGCTCTCCCTCGGCGCGGTGCTGCTCGGCGCGCGCGTCGGCGAGCACCTCGGTCGGTGGGCGACCCTGGCCGGCGGGACGGTGCTGGTGCTCATCGGGCTGCGGATCCTGCTCGCCCACCTGCTCTGA